A DNA window from Longimicrobiaceae bacterium contains the following coding sequences:
- a CDS encoding prolipoprotein diacylglyceryl transferase family protein, which yields MVTTSSLSRRMDRLVRPHVRVLGRKRSSFHVCGLTGLAAALALASVLAAQRDLSAWVLAGAALTACATFLALAMATKIVTGEEKLIYYHHEVAILTTVTLMLWAFRQPVLSYLDVTLLGVGTFLFCGRVGCFMVGCCHGRPHRWGVCYRQEHADEGFTRPFVGVRLFPIQLVESAWVFTTVLVGAWMVLRGAPPGAALAWYVVVYDVGRFGFEFLRGDARPYRAGFSEGQWTSLLLMLVVIAGEVRGVIPSQAWHVAAAAGMVATMIAVTLHRRRRGDSRHRLLSPRHIREVAEAVDLLAAAGAPTRTADGATVVNVARTSAGLNISAGAVEETGGVLRHYTLSGNAPWRRVDADAVGRLLIRLRHPDASGELVPGREGIFHFLIRTDAGSEGATPVGAGGAGITSDMAAAR from the coding sequence ATGGTGACGACATCCAGCCTCAGCCGCCGAATGGACCGGCTCGTCCGGCCGCACGTCCGCGTTCTCGGACGCAAGCGCTCCTCCTTCCACGTTTGCGGGCTGACCGGACTCGCCGCAGCCCTGGCTCTGGCCAGCGTGCTCGCCGCTCAGCGTGACCTGTCTGCGTGGGTGCTGGCCGGAGCAGCCCTGACCGCGTGCGCAACCTTCCTCGCGCTGGCCATGGCCACGAAGATCGTGACGGGCGAGGAGAAGCTGATCTACTACCACCACGAGGTGGCCATCCTCACCACGGTCACGCTGATGCTGTGGGCCTTCCGCCAGCCGGTCCTCTCCTATCTGGACGTAACGCTTCTCGGAGTCGGAACCTTCCTGTTCTGCGGCCGGGTGGGGTGCTTCATGGTGGGGTGCTGCCACGGGCGGCCGCATCGCTGGGGCGTCTGCTACCGGCAGGAGCACGCGGACGAGGGTTTCACGCGGCCCTTCGTGGGTGTGCGCCTGTTCCCCATACAGCTGGTGGAGTCGGCGTGGGTGTTCACCACGGTCCTGGTCGGTGCGTGGATGGTGCTGCGGGGCGCACCGCCGGGGGCGGCGCTCGCCTGGTACGTGGTGGTCTACGATGTGGGCCGCTTCGGCTTCGAGTTCCTGCGCGGCGACGCGCGTCCGTACCGGGCAGGGTTCTCCGAGGGGCAGTGGACCTCCCTGCTGCTGATGCTGGTCGTGATCGCCGGTGAGGTGCGCGGCGTCATCCCCTCCCAGGCGTGGCATGTGGCGGCTGCCGCGGGGATGGTGGCCACAATGATCGCCGTGACGCTTCACCGCCGGCGGCGGGGCGACTCGCGCCACCGGTTGCTCAGCCCGCGGCACATTCGCGAGGTGGCGGAGGCGGTGGATCTGCTGGCAGCTGCGGGTGCGCCGACCAGAACCGCCGACGGAGCGACGGTGGTGAATGTCGCGCGGACCTCCGCGGGGCTGAACATCTCCGCGGGTGCGGTCGAGGAGACGGGAGGAGTTCTGCGCCACTACACCCTTTCCGGCAACGCGCCTTGGAGGCGGGTCGATGCCGACGCCGTGGGCCGGCTGCTGATCCGGCTACGGCATCCGGACGCCAGCGGCGAGTTGGTTCCGGGGCGAGAGGGGATCTTCCACTTCCTGATTCGTACGGATGCGGGCTCGGAGGGCGCGACTCCGGTTGGCGCCGGGGGGGCCGGGATCACGTCGGACATGGCGGCAGCGCGATGA